The DNA window GAACACATCGGGGACGGTCCGGTGGCGTTGGTCCTCGGTGACAACATCTTTCACGGCAACAACTTCTCAGAGACGCTTACGGAGAACGTCGGGAACGTCCGTGGATGCGTGCTGTTCGGCTATCCGGTCAACGACCCTCAGCGGTACGGCGTGGGAGAGACCGATGCCAACGGCGCTCTCGTCTCCATCGAGGAGAAACCCCTGCGCCCCCGCTCCAACCGTGCGATCACCGGCCTCTATCTGTACGACAACGACGTGGTCGACATCGTGAAGAACCTCCGGCCCTCGGCGCGCGGCGAACTGGAGATCACCGATGTGAACCACGTCTACATGGAGCGGGGTCGGGCCCGGCTCGTGGACCTGGGCCGGGGATTCGCCTGGCTGGACACCGGAACGCCGGAATCGCTTCTCCAGGCGGGTCAGTACGTCCGTACGCTCGAGGAGCACCAGGGTGTGCGGATATCCTGTATCGAGGAG is part of the Streptomyces sp. NBC_00654 genome and encodes:
- the rfbA gene encoding glucose-1-phosphate thymidylyltransferase RfbA; translated protein: MKGIILAGGTGTRLHPITIGTSKQLLPVGDKPMIYYPLSVLMLAGIRDILTITNPSDTPRFQALLGDGSHLGLRITYAEQNAPRGIADAILIGAEHIGDGPVALVLGDNIFHGNNFSETLTENVGNVRGCVLFGYPVNDPQRYGVGETDANGALVSIEEKPLRPRSNRAITGLYLYDNDVVDIVKNLRPSARGELEITDVNHVYMERGRARLVDLGRGFAWLDTGTPESLLQAGQYVRTLEEHQGVRISCIEEIALRMGFINADACHRLGSRMAASDYGKYVMAVASELE